In Oncorhynchus keta strain PuntledgeMale-10-30-2019 chromosome 19, Oket_V2, whole genome shotgun sequence, a single genomic region encodes these proteins:
- the LOC127909063 gene encoding RNA-binding protein 25-like encodes MLQYRCVDNFLSNYKQRIGQLWELKPNLIDLLSQPRLKHCHVANTMPTLCQHPAHSVPTPCPLSASAKLLSFSLFLLFPPQRERETERERQRERETERERKTERERQRERETERERQRERDRERETERERETERERQRERETERERQRERQRERDRERETERERERERETERERQRERDRERETERERDTERERETERERQRERERERERTERERQRERDRERETERERQRERDRERERQRERETERERETERERDRERETERERETERERQRERDRERERQRERETERETEREKERERQRERERDRERETERETERERQRERDRERETERERDRERDRQRERDRERETERERETEREREQRERQRERERQRERETERERQRERETERERERQRERERDRERDRERERERERERERERERERQRERETERETEREKQRERNRERETERERDRERETEREKQRERQRERDRERERQRERETERERQSDVSCFFNTAAPRQSDATRR; translated from the exons ATGTTGCAGTACCGCTGTGTTGACAACTTCCTgagtaactacaaacagaga ATTGGCCAACTGTGGGAGTTAAAACCCAACCTCATAGACCTACTATCCCAGCCCAGGCTGAAGCACTGCCACGTGGCCAACACCATGCCCACTCTGTGCCAACACCCTGCCCACTCTGTGCCAACACCATGCCCACTCT CTGCCTCTGCTaaactcctctccttctccctctttcttctctttcctccacagagagagagagagacagagagagagagacagagagagagagagacagagagagagagaaagacagagagagagagacagagagagagagagacagagagagagagacagagagagagagacagagagagagagacagagagagagagagagacagagagagagagacagagagagagagagacagagagagagagacagagagagagacagagagagagagacagagagagagagacagagagagagagagagagagagagagagacagagagagagagacagagagagagagacagagagagagagacagagagagagagagacacagagagagagagagagacagagagagagagacagagagagagagagagagagagagagagaacagagagagagagacagagagagagagacagagagagagagacagagagagagagacagagagagagagacagagagagagagagacagagagagagagagacagagagagagagagaaacagagagagagagagacagagagagagagacagagagagagagagaaacagagagagagagacagagagagagagacagagagagagagagacagagagagagagagacagagagagagacagagagagagaaagagagagagagacagagagagagagagagagacagagagagagagacagagagagagacagagagagagagacagagagagagagacagagagagagagacagagagagagagagacagagagagagacagacagagagagagagacagagagagagagacagagagagagagagaaacagagagagagagagaacagagagagagacagagagagagagagagacagagagagagagagacagagagagagagacagagagagagagagacagagagagagagagagagacagagagagagagagagagacagagagagagacagagagagagagagagagagagagagagagagagagagagagagagagagagagagacagagagagagagagacagagagagagacagagagagagaaacagagagagagaaacagagagagagagacagagagagagagagacagagagagagaaacagagagagagaaacagagagagagacagagagagagagacagagagagagagagacagagagagagagaaacagagagagagagacagagtgacgtCTCATGTTTCTTTAACACCGCTGCACCTCGACAGAGCGATGCAACTAGGAGATAA